In Aedes albopictus strain Foshan chromosome 3, AalbF5, whole genome shotgun sequence, the genomic window gtaatcggcactttgtcattttccggcttgagaatatggcagcggtcaggtgaacgctggcaattatggatgtttccacgaaaaatatgaggataaatgacgggaaaacagtgagattcttcctgggaactgttttcctgcatcaggtaagtgaaaagCACATGGGACTTGGGAGCTTTCTAttaaaaatctaaattggaaataaattaacaaaatcaaggtcccggaggagctgggtaccggttacccagattttgtcaccagcatcggtaacccagatttgagtaaaggtgcctttacccagattagagtaactgcagttttgctcaatctgggtcgctttgacatcaatctgggtagctgagggttagcgtgtactttgattcaaataaaaaaacgTCATTCTGTTACTGTCGGTCAAAGAGTAAACACGCTGCCTTCTTACCACTCCGAAATTACGACAGTTGGCGACGCTTGGacggaaaaaaatccacgaaAGGAGAAGCGCTAGCGCTACGATGAACATCCCGTGCTGAATTCCGCCGCAGTTCCGGACGAACAAGGTGAAAGGAGGTTAGGAGAAGAAAAAGAGGGTACTACTGCCATCAGTGTACCGTTCGTGTCACACCGATTGCCTTTGCGTGTGTTGACATTTGTGCTGCTTGCTGCTGCTGCGAGACCGAATCATGTCGTTCGCGGggaatgctgctgctgctgcggggaGTGCCGCCGGATTTGTTGCTGCTGTGCCATCGACGTTCACGTTCGAACCATACGATAAACATAAATCGAAGTGGTCTCGATGGGTGAAACGTCTGGAGAGTGCTATGTTGATATTTGGTGTACCTGCTGCGAGTAAACTGAACATGCTACTGTACTATATGGGGGCAGAGACGTACAATCTGCTGTGTGATCACCTGTCTCCCATCGAGCCGGAAACAAAATCGTACGACGAAGTTGTGGCTGCGCTGGACGGCTACTTTGACCCAGAGCCATTGGAAATGGTGGAGCTCTGGAGGTTCCGGTCGCGGAATCAACGAGAGGGAGAGACGATAACCGAGTTCATAACAGCTTTGCAACGAGAGGCCAAACACTGCAAATTCGATACGTATCTACAAAAGGCTTTGCGGAACCAGTTAGTGTTCGGACTACGGAATCAACGAATACGATCGAGGCTTATCGAAGAGCGGGCATTGACTTTTGACAAAGCCAAGGATATCGCGCTGTCCATGGAGGCTTCGGGAGAAGGAGCCGACGTGATCAACCGAAGGATGCAGGATGTGAATCTGATGGACGGAAGGAAGACGAAACGGCACCCAGCTCAGGCTGCGGCTCCGTCTGGTTCTACTGTACAGGTAACTAACACAACTAACAGGACTTGTTTCAGATGTGGAAGTGATGCACACTTAGCGAATGTTTGTGCACATAAGGACACTATTTGCAGTCACTGTAAAAAGAAAGGTCatcttaggcaccctacacactactcaaacggtttgaccaacattgactccgcccccaggttggtggttgagttggtgctgtgtttggccgtgtgtgatgctgtttgacgaaccgatttggcagttcgtcaaaccgatttgacggttgacggtttgatcggcaaaaatcaaaccagtttgattttactcaaaccaacagtgggcggagccaatgtttgacgaaccgatcgtaccgtgtgtagtgttgttgcacaaacatagtgcgatttcaaatgggggatgatgttggtgcaaccaaagtgacatgttggtgcaacacgatttggcagttcgtcatacgattgcagaaacattcgctggttcgaccaacctgggggcggtggcaatgttggtcaaacggtttgagtagtgtgtagggtgccttaagcGAGTGTGCATCAGCTTCACATCTGCTACTGCGATGATGAGACGCAGCACGCTTGCAAGCAAGCATTCTAAATTTAATGCAAATATGGTtgagcaagaagaagaagaagcgtcaGAGGATTCAGACAACGAGGTAGTTAACGAAATCTGTACGATTGATGTATGTAAGCTTGAAGGGAACGGTAGCCCGTTGTCCAAGATATTTCTCAATTTGAGTGTGAATGACGTACCGATTCAGTTCGAAGTAGACAGTGGTTCACCGGTGTCATTGATTAGTCTTGGTGATAAGGTCAGGTGCTTCAAAGATCTTCCTCTACACGAGTCGAATATTGAACTGCGAAGTTACTGCGGTAGCAAAATCGAGGTTTATGGTACAGTTTCTGCTAATGTTGCATaccatggagaaaacaataatctGCGTCTGTTCGTGGTAGAGACGAGCCGCCATCCACTGCTCGGCAGGGAATGGATGCGGTCATTGCGGTTGGATTGGAATGAGGTTATGAGTAAATATGATACTACGGTCGATAAGGTTGAATTGCGTTCTCCAAAGACAAGTGTGTTGAAGGGGCTGATTGATGAATTTTCTTCGGTTTTCGATGATTCGCTCGGAAAAATTACTGGGGTGGAAGCTTCTCTTTCTCTCAAGCAGGGCTGTACTCCAGTTTTCCTCAAGGCTCGTTCGATACCGTTCGCTATTCGTGATGCAGTGGAGTGTGAAATCAACAGAATGGTTGACTCTGGAGTGCTGGTGAAAGTAAACCACAGCAACTGGGCGACACCAGTCGTGCCCGTTATGAAGTCAGGAAACAGGGTACGTTTATGTGGGGATTATAAGTTGACCGTGAATAAAAGTTTGTTGGTAGACGAGCATCCTCTTCCGACAATTGACGAGCTTTTTTTCCAATATGGCTGGAGgcgagaaattttcgaaattggACTTAGCGCAGGCATATCTACAAATGGGCGTCCGACAGGAAGATCAAGAAGTGCTTACCATAAGCACACACCTTGGTCTGTTTCAACCAACCAGGCTAATGTATGGTGTAGCGTCCGGACCCGCAGTATTCCAACGAGAAATATCTCAaatacttgatggaattcctggaatctcAGTATTCCTGGACGATGTCAAGGTTACCGGACCTGATGATGCCACGCACTTAGAACGTCTAAAAGAGGTTCTTCGAAGATTCCAAGAGCACAACATGCGAATCAATGTTGCTAAATGCGAGTTCTTTGCAGATAGCATTGAATACTGTGGGTACGTGATTGATCGGGAGGGCATCCATAAAATGGAGCAGAAAGTAGCAGCTATTCAAGAAATGCCACACCCGGAGAACCGCGAACAAGTTCGAGCATTTCTTGGGCTCGTCAACTATTATGGCAGATTTTTACCGAATTTAAGTACTCGAATTTACCCAATCAACAATCTACTGAAGGATAAGACACCTTTCGTTTGGGACGAAGACTGCGAAAAGGCTTTCGAGTGGGTTAAAAGGGAAATGCAATCGGATCGCGTTCTTGTGCACTATGACACAAGGCTCCCTCTTGTGCTGGCAACTGATGCATCACCTTACGGTGTTGGGGCTGTCCTAAGCCACATTTATCCAGATGGCAGTGAACATCCAATCCAGTATGCTTCTCAAACCTTGAACTCCACTCAGCAAAACTATACGCAGGTGGACAAAGAGGCGTACGCCATAGTATATGGTGTAAAAAAGTTTCATCAATACTTGTATGGGAGGAAATTCGTGCTTGTAACAGATAACAAGCCAGTTACTCAAATTTTCTCACCAGACAAGGGTCTTCCTACGCTATCGGCTTTGCGAATGCAACACTACGCGGTTTTCCTGGAGTCATTCGATTTTGAAATTCGGTATCGTGCTTCTAAGCAACATGCTAATGCGGATGGCATGTCACGTCTACCGGTTCCGGATATCAACAATAGGAAATGTGTGGAAGAAGTTGACGTGTTGGAACTCGAGCAGATCGAAACTTTACCAGTGTCTATTGAAGAGTTAAGGGAACATACCAGCAATGACAGGAGCGTAACAAATCTGATTCATGGGTTGAAAACGGGCAGATGCGTAGACGGACGCGACCGGTTCGGTATTGACCAAACGGAATTTACTCTTCAAAGTGGCTGCCTGATGAAGGGAATCCGTGTATATGTTCCAGAATCACTTCGAACTCGCGTTTTGGAGGAACTACACTTCGGCCATTTTGGAGTATCTCGCATGAAGTCGCTTGCAAGGTCTTATTGCTGGTGGGAAACAATCGATCGTGACATCACTAATCTAGCCCGTGACTGTCCAAACTGTGCAAGAATAAGGCCTGATCCCGCTAAGGTTCCTGTGCACTGCTGGGAGAAGCCTTCAGGACCTTTCCAGCGGATTCACGCGGATTTTGCTGGACCATTTATGGGTTGCTATTTCCTGATCATCGTGGACGCTTTCAGCAAGTGGCCGGAAGTGAGGGTCCTTTCCGATATAACCACAGGAACTACCATTACACAGATGCGAGAGTTTTTTGCCACATTTGGCATTCCATCGGTCCTTGTTACGGATAGGGGAACTCAGTTTACATCCGAACAGTTCCAAACGTTTCTTAAACGGAATGGAATAGTGCACAAAATGGGCGCCCCCTACCATCCATCTACCAATGGACAAGCCGAGAGATATGTCCAAACCTTCAAAGATAAGATCAAGGCTCTTCGTTGCTCGCGCTCGGAAATTCAAGCTGAGTTGCAGAACATCCTAATGGCGTACAGACGAACAGTACATCCGTCAACGGGACGTAGCCCATCGATGCTGGTGTTTGGCAGGCAAATCAGGTCGCGCATTGATCTGATGGTTCCAAGGAAAAGGGAAGACAGTGCTTCTCGTGGGGAAGAGATAGATGTGCGTTCTTTCGAGGTGAATGATAGGGTTGCGGCAAGAGATTTCCTTTCAGCTTCCGAGAAATGGAGATTCGGCTTGGTTGTTGAACGAATTGGGAAGTTACACTATCTGGTCGAACTTGACGATGGGCGTTTGTGGAAACGCCATGTTGACCAACTCCGAGCAGGTCCTTTGATCAAAACTTCGCAGTTGAACGAGTTGCCTAGAGTTGAAAACACCATTCGTAATCACGCGCGTGATTCTCCTCCGTTGAGGTCAGATCAAACAACAACTGTCTCATCAACATGTCCTCTACCTAGTCCTCCGGATGAAGAGAATGATCAGGTTCAAACTCGTGAAATTGCTAACAGCCCTGTCACCAGGGCAAATCATGACCCGGTATTGGAAGAGCCTACTATTACCACAGAAACTGGCagtcaagaaacacgaaagtcaAACAGGGTTAGAAGACCACCAATTAGGCTCGATCTTTGATTATATGTTACTAACATACTAACAATTTGTATGTGTTCAAGATAGACAAGAACTGTTGTTAGGGGGGAAGAAATGTTGTGATTCAGTTGTGCCGCCGGTCTATGATCTGGATATTTATAATACATACCTATATGAACATACATGTACtttgattcaaataaaaaaacgTCATTCTGTTACTGTCGGTCAAAGAGTAAACACGCTGCCTTCTTACCACTCCGAAATTACGACacagggaatccgtattcgtgcataatctgccatagctgttctcgatcgattgtatcatacgccgatttgaaatcgatgaacaagggatgtgtgggcacgttgtattcgcggcatttctgcaatacctggcggatggcgaacatctggccgttgtagcgcgttcacccatgaatccagcctgatattgccccacgaactctcttgcaatcggtgatagtcggcggcataaaatttgagagagtatcttgtaggcagcgctcagtagtgtgatcgcgcggtagttcccgcaatctaacttgtcgcatttttttgtagatgggacacacgataccttccatccactcctccggtaatacttcctcctcccaaatcttggtaatgacccagtgtagtgctctcaccagtgcttctccaccgtattttagaagctcgcttgatagttgatctgctccatcggctttgttgtttttttttaatatattaatAACATTGTTtgtttaaccccttcgggacgacttttttcaccagcctcatgcaaaccattgaatatgctttcgatttctcgaaagCTGACGCGTAAGCATCCTGGGACCattgttcaccaagtgaaagcatccaagctgcgtgttaccgcacctagctacaaagcagcaaatgaaattgctcaacacgaagtgtttactgttgaatacgcggtcgatgtgccagcacgagaagtggagatggtggggaagatcctcgacgaaacgctgacatgtgaggacatcaagaccggctttggtcgtttcaaaaataggtcaatccccgatgtggctatcctagactgtaaacgcttatctacggCTTCCATGGAAGGGAAAAAAGGTGTATTCGCCTTCACCATttcttcgagtgacttttccaggctccgtcctcccgaagtttgttgtaatcgatggtggtttttacccagtgcgtctttttaggccgaaggtttttaattgtaccaaatgcaagcagtttggtcacagtgctagtttttgcgacaacaagccccgttgtgacAAATGCAATCAGGCTCAtttagaggactcttgcacataggaagcggaaaaatgtagcttttagggttctcgtggatcgcttatatgatgccctcggcCTTCCAGAAAGTTTTAgatgcattattgatatgtttatacctacagtagaagaatatcttcggaatctgacacaatcatggctcctccttgctgcgatcatatctttcgatggataattcatcaagtgaggtacaagatatgatcactgtgctacagtggaactgtcatagtctaaaacctaaattagacctgtttttgtttttgattcacaactctgactgtgatatatttgccctttgtgaaacatggctttcttctgaagatgaactcaacttccacgattttaacgtcatacgccaggatcgagatgaccattatgggggagttattttggggatcaaaaagacatactcattttatagaattccaatcgcgactcaccctggcgtagaaatcgtcgcttgccaaataaccgtaaagggtaaagaagcttccgtttacatacctccaagaatttcaattaaccgccgacatctttggaatgcagtttcttcactatcacatccagttttatttctgggtgatatgaatggCGGCCATCTACTATGATttatgcgacgatttcaatttgaacgttttgaatacaggtgaagtgacacgtattgcatctgacggcaaagaaagtcgtcttgacctattactgggatcaagttcactatcattcgattgctcgtggaaggtgatcgaagatcctcatggtagtgaccacttgcccattataaccaccatcaaacataatagtgaaaggtcagaccaaccaattcagcttccttttgacctcacaaggaatatcaaTTGGTAACAATTTGCAGCAGTTTTATCCTTTGGAGTTGAATCATTCAATCCACTctcacctttggatgagtatcgattactgtctgaactgatttacacgagtgcattagaatcataaaaaggcgtgttccaagtgcaaccttcgaaagaagaccagccacactaggctgggatgatgattgtacCCAGTTATatcataaaaaatctgatgctttcaaagcttttcgtaggcatggtacttcagatctttatcaagagtacgctaagCTTGAAAGACAGCTGAAAAACCTACTGAAAtcaaaaaagcgtagttattggcgacatttcattgagggtctctcaagagaaacttcgatgacatcgctttggagagtggctcgcaacatgtgAAACCGCTCAtcctctaatgagagtgacgaatactccaatcgctggatattcaacttcgcaaaaaaggtctgcccagactcggtCCCAGCTGAACCGCTCTCTTGGGAAACTTTCTCAGGAGACGgctctctggacagaccattctccatgctggagttctctatggctcttctttcatcaaacaattcagcTCCAGGACGTGATATGATAAAGTTTAATCTTctgaagaatctcccagatatcgcaaaaagacgattactggacttGTTCAACTCAttaatggagaacaacatcgttccgcatgaacggagacaggtcaaagtaatagctattcaaaagcctggtaaaccagcgtctggtcataattcataccgcccaattgctatatTATCATGTTcaagaaaattgttggaaaaaatgatgctATCGCGActtgaccattgggttgaatcgaatagcttgctttcaaatacacagttcggatttcgcaagggcaaaggaacaaatgattgtctagcgttgctttcaacagataatCAACTGGccttgcggaaaaggagcaactggcttcagttttcttggacattaagggcgcctttgattcagtttacataggcatattgtcagaaaaactgcacaatagtggacttccaggaattttaaataatttcttgtataatttgttgtcagaaaaacatatgagcttcaatctcggataactgacaacttccagtattagctacatgggcctaccccatggcccatgtttaagtcccttgctttataatttctatgtGAAAGACATTGACAGTTGTTTGGAAGGCCAATGTACGCTGAGACAACTTGCAACTTTCTCTAAAAgtcccacatgcagaaatgttgcaaagaccattgcaaaatttcctaaataatctgTTCGGTTGGGCAAGGAGTTTGGGGatagagtttgctccgcaaaaaactctattagttttttttttctagaaagcggaatccTGCCCAATTGAAACTAAGCTTTTTGGAACAGAAATCGACCAGTTTttaacttcgaaataccttggggtctggtttgattcaaaaggcacttggggtacccaaactaagtatttggtgcaaaaatgtcaacaaaggatcaattttctacgcacaattaccgcggaacatggtggggtgctcaccgggaagacctcataaaattttacaaaacgactattctctctgttctcgagtatggctctttctgtttcctctcagcagcacactgccacctaataaagttggaacgaattcaataccgttgtttgcgtattgctctcggctgtatgcactcaacgcataatgcgagcctagaggtcctggcaggggtaaaacctctccagaaccgcttctgggagctctcgttaaggttacttatcaagtgtggagtgagcaacacacttgttgtTGAAAACTCTTGCGAATGTTGCCTCGAAGGTAAGCTGACACGTCTTCCATTTCCGGAAATATCAAAACGTAGGTGCAAGATGCTATGCAAACATCAACGCCTGGGAGTTGCCGCTATTTTCTGACCTTGATCGACGATTTCTCCTGCTTTTGGTAGTGTACTTCCTGAAAAATAAATCAGAGGTGAGAGACTGCATCAAAGATTATGTGAGGTAATTCAAAACGCTATTTGAGAGGACACCCAAAATCATCCGCTCGGACCAAGCCGGCGAGTTCCAAAACAACGAGTTGAACAGTTTCTGCAAAAAGGAAGGAATCAAGCAGCAATTTACCGTTGCGTATACGCCCCAGCAGAACGGCGTTTCGGAGCTAAAGAATCGCTCACTCGTAGAGATGGCGCGTTGCATGATATTGGATTCTCGTCTACCGTTGAAGTATAAGGCCGAGGCTGTCAACACGGCCAACCCAGTCAGCCTCCCATTTCTTCCCTGGATtcctttaaccctttataaggccgagaaaactagaagagttattatcgcatactattatgcaaatgattatatacatgattacatatataaatcaatttttatttaaaacaaactctcaaaaatctaggtggcaatatagttgccactgcccgttaaccccaaaaacgagcttttgaggtggcaatatagttgccactgcccgtttaggccaccagcgctggtggcaatattcttgccactgcccgtttagggtacttttcttcttttgacttcggcaaaaagccggaaaagagattttagagtggattgggcggattggggcttaacccataatataaactgcgtagttcagctcatgtcaacccagaatttgattatatcttaaaatatttaccaaatctataattttacaataagtttgagctaattttcttcacgcggtcaaaattagccatttttgagactacaaatggctcctaaattgttgttaaagctttgtttagtaccaaaaaaataccaggcgttgttagtagtcctaattttgcgtaaacaaaaaaaaaagttcgaaataaattgttataaaacagaaaaaaatacaaacagtaggtggcaatatagttgccactgccttataaagggttaagggtTTCGCCCAATCCTAACTAAGGGGGCCGACACAAGTtttcgaaacccaaaaaaaaaattggcataTCCACTGGAAAGACGGCAaaactttttcagctttttttgtaTGTACCTATTTTGACTTGGGaaaacattccttcagagatattaaTTTTCCGGCATTCCAGACActggattccttcaatgattccttcctaGATAGtttgaagggatttctcatggaattccttttggattctTGCACGAATTTTCAGAgcttccatcaggtattctttctgggttttctcccgggaattcctccattgatagCTACCGAGATTTTTACATAGATTTATCcggttttttttagggattcctccaaagatttgttgtgattctttcaaggattcttcgcgtgattccttctgacattttttatttaggaatttctcctgggtttttcagagaaatctctgaatccGGAATCAGTGATTTCTTCACTGATTCTTCTCAGATTTTCACCTTCAATGAATCCTTCCTGGATTCAGGGATATTTCCCGGCATTGCATCAGAGTTTCAGTCATCCTGGGAATCTTTTATTGATTCCTCAGAACACCATCACTGATTTCTCCCAGGATAGgagttttcccggaattcctcccgggatttcttggtTGATTTTTGGATACCCTAGCCCTAcataatttgtcatttttttctgATCTTAAGCACTCAATAGATTATAGGGTGACAATAGGTATTATCggtaggtttgttctctttgtcatgggggtttttgtcagccaaattgcctgaaacttggccatataattcagcttagttgggcaGGATTTGAGACTAACTCTGAGtccaataggtttcaaaaaacccccaaagacgaagagaacaaaacggccgagaataggcaatttcccctaTATGAATTGTTCCGGGATTAAAAAGTTgtgttaaagaaaaaaaaatcgattcgatTTCTTCTCTTCATTAATGATTACTTTTTTATTTACCAATACTTAAAAGTTCCAACAAATACTCAAATTAAATTTGGTCGCCAATTTCTCCTCCAGTCAATTTAAACATATTCTCTTTCAGTCAATTCGGTAACTTTGCAAATATGAATATGTAGTTAAATCCCCCAACACCCTAATTTACGGTGTTAAGGAATACGGAATaccgtcaaataaaaaaaaaactcaattagaAAACGTGAACCATGTATCGAATGCTAAGCATGGCTTTCTCATTACCAATATGAAGAAATTCAAGTTCTTCGTCATTCGTTTATTCCAACAATCCGCACAGCGATTCCATGCTGTGAATTCGTCGGGGCGGCGTTTGTGCCCACTGCGGCTCCCGTGTCGGCGAACATCCAGCCGAGCGGAAACCCACCGGCGAGATGATTGACCGTTTCGGTTCAGCATCGGGATGAATGTGCGAGAGCAGATCTTCGAACGAGGGCAACGACGATTGGCTGGAGTGCTCCGGGGATGAGGCAAACGACTCCAAGCTGGTATCGCCATTGAAATCTTCCAATTTAAGCGGAGATGGAATGCGAATTTTtgacggcggtggcggcggcggaacATCTTCCTGTTCCGATTCCGATGTGCTGTACTCGAACTGGCTGTCGTGGAGGACGGCTGCCGAGAGAGACATCCGTTTGTAGTGTTTATTGGATTTCCTGTGTGATTCTGGCGAACGTTTAGCGGCGGATTGTTTTGGAGGGGATGGAGGAACGGTTTCGAGTGGTTTCGGCTGACGGTTTTTCAGACTTCGTTCGATAAAGTTCAGCATGTTTTCCACCCTTCGGTTCTTCAATGGTTTCACCCCTGGCAAGTTGGACTCGGCGGGTGTGGCTTTCTTCGGTTGAAGACTGTTAACCGTTTCAATGAACTCCAGCGGTTTCAGGGATCGTTTTTTGGCCATCTTTTCCAACGATAAACTACCGCTGGAAATATACGTCCTCTTATTATGCTTTGATCGGCGCAGAGGAGAATGTTTCTTTGGTTTAATTTTTGGCGGGCTAGGTACTTCCGTGCCCGGTAAGGGAGGAACTTTGAATGTGGCTTCGCTGCTGGAAGCAGTATTATCTTCTAACATTTGCAGGCATCGCTTAAGTTGCCGACCGGCCGTGCAAGCCTTGGATTCCACTACGCTGCGGACAGGGCTTACCAAGACCGGCTTTGGCTGCTCTTGCGACGTCGACTGATTCAGGTCTTGTAGAATATCATCAATAAATCCGGTATCAAATTCCTGGACCAGATTTTTGTAGCTGAGTGAAGGACTGCCGAAAATGTTTAGCGACGTGTTGTGGCCTATTTTCGAGATCGAATTGTTCTTTGGACTTCGATCCGGCGAAAAGAAACTGAAGCTAAAATCAATGGTCGCACTGTCGTTCATGGCTGAGCCAGGCGCAGGATCTTCAGTTTTACACCTTCCAGGCGATGATGGTTCAACGTTTGTGAACG contains:
- the LOC109422363 gene encoding serine/threonine-protein kinase pakG, with amino-acid sequence MMDYFAYLIANKATAAKTVKIRKTYINEDPSQEETAPCPSCMERNQSSSVRYMYVNLQEAIYKCESPSCMYPFQNFKFKNYTDNTVYSYTSAEETLSATPEALVDFGQSFTNVEPSSPGRCKTEDPAPGSAMNDSATIDFSFSFFSPDRSPKNNSISKIGHNTSLNIFGSPSLSYKNLVQEFDTGFIDDILQDLNQSTSQEQPKPVLVSPVRSVVESKACTAGRQLKRCLQMLEDNTASSSEATFKVPPLPGTEVPSPPKIKPKKHSPLRRSKHNKRTYISSGSLSLEKMAKKRSLKPLEFIETVNSLQPKKATPAESNLPGVKPLKNRRVENMLNFIERSLKNRQPKPLETVPPSPPKQSAAKRSPESHRKSNKHYKRMSLSAAVLHDSQFEYSTSESEQEDVPPPPPPSKIRIPSPLKLEDFNGDTSLESFASSPEHSSQSSLPSFEDLLSHIHPDAEPKRSIISPVGFRSAGCSPTREPQWAQTPPRRIHSMESLCGLLE